Proteins from one Homalodisca vitripennis isolate AUS2020 chromosome 3, UT_GWSS_2.1, whole genome shotgun sequence genomic window:
- the LOC124358241 gene encoding MFS-type transporter clz9-like — MLESAKQMLEAGQSKRSIARDLGITEGALRKRLKMGAGVTKLGRFVSVFTSAEETQLKEHVIDLDSHFYGLTFKDFQGTQVSNPFDKDTKMAGKEWALSFLKKHKLSLRVPKKTSLARIMGFNKPQVDLFFQNLEELMTKHKFPPSRMFNMDESGISTVPNRAPRVVSVQGKKAVGKVLLAERGQLTTVICAMSASGNFIPPAIVFARKRLKQELLNGAPTEAVMFCSDSGYSNSEIFLEWLKHFQTHIHSSKDNPVLLVMDNHASHISINAVNFCRDHEIYLLTIPPHSSHKLQPLDKCFFKPLKDFFAQMCDQWMVNNPGRVVTQFQISELLGEAYPKAATMGRGINGFKECGIYPINKYIFSEEDFLPSSVTDQGFPVEPIIEDNMQTLQTPAQNGGETPTTSMPNTATSSAQSTGKIIQTPAHDGGETPTKPMPNTPSSSAQSTRKTWVSPADIKPLPKRAHKQKR; from the exons ATGCTAGAATCAGCCAAACAAATGCTCGAGGCTGGACAGTCAAAACGTAGTATAGCTCGTGATTTGGGAATAACGGAAGGAGCATTGAGAAAGAGACTAAAAATG GGAGCTGGAGTTACCAAGCTCGGGCGGTTTGTCTCAGTATTCACAAGTGCAGAAGAAACACAACTGAAAGAACACGTCATCGATTTGGACTCCCATTTTTATGGTTTGACATTCAAGGATTTTCAAGGGACTCAAGTTAGTAATCCCTTTGATAAAGACACTAAAATGGCTGGAAAAGAGTGGGccttaagttttttaaaaaaacacaagttaTCTCTTCGTGTACCTAAAAAAACAAGTCTTGCACGAATCATGGGCTTCAACAAACCTCAAGTTGACTTATTCTTTCAAAATCTAGAAGAATTGATGACAAAACATAAGTTCCCCCCTTCAAGAATGTTCAACATGGACGAGTCGGGAATTTCTACTGTGCCAAACAGAGCCCCAAGGGTGGTATCAGTTCAAGGTAAAAAAGCTGTCGGAAAAGTTTTATTGGCGGAAAGGGGTCAGTTGACAACAGTAATTTGTGCAATGAGTGCGAGTGGTAATTTCATTCCACCTGCTATCGTTTTTGCCAGGAAAAGACTGAAACAAGAATTGTTAAATGGTGCTCCTACAGAAGCTGTCATGTTTTGTTCAGATTCAGGCTATAGCAACTCAGAAATATTCCTAGAATGGCTAAAGCACTTCCAAACACACATTCATTCTTCTAAGGACAACCCGGTGCTCTTGGTAATGGATAACCATGCATCTCACATCAGCATTAACGCTGTAAACTTTTGCAGGGACCATGAAATTTACTTATTAACAATTCCCCCACATAGTAGCCACAAGCTACAACCTCTGGACAAATGTTTTTTCAAACCTTTAAAGGACTTCTTTGCTCAAATGTGCGACCAATGGATGGTGAACAATCCAGGTCGTGTTGTAACTCAATTTCAAATATCAGAACTGTTGGGTGAagcatacccaaaagctgctacAATGGGTAGAGGAATCAATGGCTTTAAAGAATGCGGGATTTATCCgatcaataaatacatattcagtGAAGAGGACTTCCTTCCAAGCTCAGTAACCGATCAAGGTTTTCCAGTTGAACCAATTATAGAGGACAATATGCAAACTCTTCAGACACCAGCACAAAACGGAGGTGAGACACCCACAACATCAATGCCGAACACAGCGACTTCGTCAGCTCAATCAACAGGAAAAATTATTCAGACACCAGCACATGACGGAGGTGAGACACCCACAAAACCAATGCCGAACACACCATCTTCGTCAGCTCAATCAACAAGAAAAACATGGGTTTCTCCAGCAGACATTAAGCCGCTCCCTAAGAGAGCCCATAAGCAAAagagataa